A stretch of Myxococcus hansupus DNA encodes these proteins:
- a CDS encoding amidohydrolase translates to MNRLLRRCSPRGLHVLSRCLTFGAALALSTSCATTGGVGPVEPGTTLFLGKVLTLDDQGTIADAVLVDPLGRILKVGTEDQVRQGLSSAVEVVQLSPGQVLMPGFIDPHLHVLPTLIQSIMGTHDLAPCLPPPYRVDPNVDCSSRADVLSALGGMKLSPQFAASDKAFVLGMNLDPSRQAFITTEACAKGGPASFMDNPMFYLDACVTKDRPVLILDQSGHLAYANEKAFQAVCGGPMDSCQPPASVGDGGGAWVKDPKTGKYTGLLQEAAGYGPFMAAVGKGLPMELMQSNPTQLLKGYEKDILQAIEGMRKAGITTVADGGLQSVSQIDAVKTLASLPGFPLRVTGLVVRDVAVNKALRPTGPACVPSAENDCRLPNWLGAGGIKIWVDGSTQGCTAKLGAPYQYLAGGHCDGAGEGRADFSGAAAIEEDLRALWSTGDWRVQMHANGNEANEWALDAFSQLQQEKVLPHRVLLIHNTVGEEALTQRIGDLRQGKGTHQGKAVPALDIEVTHLIGHVAYWGDAFVSMLGADAAKNIDPIGFDRKYGVPFSLHSDSMVSPPRPLWFVEQAVTRRTWAYPDFQKSYVLGQEHAATVEEALRAVTSVPARHHELDGLLGSIEPGKVADFVVLSANPLDYDPAKGGDPTQISRIQVLQTYLNGKATGAAH, encoded by the coding sequence ATGAACCGACTTCTGCGTCGCTGTTCGCCGCGCGGCCTGCACGTGCTTTCTCGCTGTTTGACGTTCGGCGCCGCGCTGGCCCTCTCGACTTCGTGTGCCACGACGGGAGGCGTTGGCCCTGTCGAGCCGGGCACGACCCTCTTCCTCGGAAAGGTCCTCACCCTGGATGACCAGGGCACCATCGCCGATGCCGTCCTGGTGGACCCCCTGGGTCGGATCTTGAAGGTGGGCACCGAGGACCAGGTGCGGCAGGGGCTCAGCTCCGCCGTGGAGGTCGTCCAGTTGAGCCCTGGGCAGGTGTTGATGCCGGGGTTCATCGACCCCCACCTGCATGTGCTGCCAACGCTGATTCAGAGCATCATGGGCACGCACGACCTGGCGCCGTGCCTGCCTCCGCCCTACCGGGTGGATCCGAACGTGGACTGCTCATCCCGCGCGGACGTGCTGAGCGCGCTCGGCGGGATGAAGCTGTCCCCTCAGTTCGCGGCGAGTGACAAGGCGTTCGTCCTGGGCATGAACCTGGACCCGTCGAGGCAGGCGTTCATCACCACCGAGGCCTGTGCCAAGGGTGGGCCCGCCAGCTTCATGGACAATCCGATGTTCTACCTGGATGCCTGTGTGACCAAGGACCGCCCGGTCCTCATCCTGGACCAGTCCGGACATCTGGCGTACGCGAACGAGAAGGCCTTCCAGGCCGTCTGTGGTGGCCCCATGGATTCCTGCCAGCCCCCGGCCTCGGTCGGAGATGGCGGCGGCGCGTGGGTCAAGGACCCGAAGACGGGCAAGTACACCGGGTTGCTTCAGGAGGCGGCTGGCTACGGGCCGTTCATGGCCGCGGTCGGGAAGGGGCTGCCCATGGAGTTGATGCAGTCAAATCCGACGCAGCTCCTCAAGGGCTATGAGAAGGACATCCTGCAGGCCATTGAAGGGATGCGGAAGGCGGGCATCACGACGGTCGCGGACGGCGGCCTTCAAAGCGTCTCGCAGATTGACGCCGTGAAGACGCTCGCCTCGCTCCCTGGTTTTCCCCTGCGGGTGACGGGGCTCGTCGTCCGGGATGTCGCCGTCAACAAGGCGCTTCGTCCGACCGGTCCCGCCTGCGTGCCGAGCGCGGAGAATGATTGCCGGCTGCCGAACTGGCTGGGCGCGGGGGGCATCAAGATCTGGGTCGATGGCTCGACGCAGGGCTGCACCGCGAAGCTCGGTGCGCCTTATCAGTACCTCGCCGGCGGCCACTGTGACGGTGCGGGTGAGGGGCGTGCCGACTTCTCCGGGGCGGCGGCCATCGAGGAGGATTTGCGCGCGCTCTGGTCGACGGGAGACTGGCGGGTTCAGATGCATGCCAACGGCAACGAGGCGAATGAGTGGGCGCTGGATGCGTTCTCTCAACTCCAGCAGGAGAAGGTGCTGCCGCACCGCGTGCTGCTCATCCACAACACGGTGGGCGAGGAAGCGCTCACCCAGCGCATCGGTGACCTTCGTCAGGGCAAGGGCACCCACCAGGGCAAGGCAGTGCCGGCGCTGGACATCGAGGTGACGCACCTCATTGGCCATGTCGCGTACTGGGGTGATGCCTTCGTGTCCATGCTGGGTGCGGACGCCGCGAAGAACATCGACCCGATTGGGTTCGACAGGAAGTACGGCGTCCCGTTCTCGCTCCACAGCGACTCCATGGTGTCGCCGCCGCGCCCGCTCTGGTTCGTGGAGCAGGCTGTCACGCGCCGCACCTGGGCCTACCCTGACTTCCAGAAGAGCTACGTGCTGGGCCAGGAGCACGCGGCCACGGTGGAGGAGGCCCTGCGCGCGGTGACGTCGGTGCCCGCCCGGCACCATGAGCTCGATGGACTGCTCGGAAGCATCGAGCCGGGCAAGGTGGCGGACTTCGTCGTGCTGAGCGCCAACCCGCTCGACTACGACCCGGCGAAGGGCGGCGACCCGACGCAGATCAGCCGCATCCAGGTGCTTCAGACGTACCTCAACGGCAAGGCCACCGGGGCCGCGCACTGA
- the ybaL gene encoding YbaL family putative K(+) efflux transporter, translating to MPHDTTLIATIAVGLGLAFVGGFVARWLKLPPLVGYLLAGVAVGPFTPGFVADGGLAGQLAEIGVILLMFGVGIHFSIKDLLAVRNIAVPGAVVQIAAATVMGLGVAHWWGWSLGAGLVFGLALSTASTVVLLRALEERGVLDSVNGRIAVGWLIVEDLAMVLALVLLPALANVLGGADTQTPATAAAGDSLAWTLTLTLGKVCLFVALMVVAGMRLVPWLLTQVAKTGSRELFTLSVLAVALGIAFGAAALFGVSFALGAFFAGVVVSESDLSHRVAEDSLPLQDAFAVLFFVSVGMLFDPTVLVKQPLQVLAVLGIIVLGKSLAAFFIVLAFRYPVNTALTVSASLAQIGEFSFILVGLGVALGLLPKEGQSLVLSGALLSITLNPLVFKAIDPLLAWLRRNPRFAVRMDPDEDELADLPIGMGDVQLHGHAVLIGYGRVGGVIGQSLTERKIPFVVVEQNREYVERLREEGVPAIYGDAAVPGILEHAHLDAASILIVATPDALQARAIVEQVKEVNPSLPAVVRTHGDEERDYLEKLGVDRVVMGEHALARSMVDYVLERLPSLKGQPLLPAPADAVVP from the coding sequence GTGCCTCACGACACCACGCTCATCGCCACCATTGCAGTTGGACTCGGACTGGCCTTCGTCGGCGGGTTCGTTGCCCGATGGCTGAAGCTGCCACCTTTGGTGGGCTATCTGCTGGCGGGCGTGGCCGTGGGGCCCTTCACACCGGGCTTCGTCGCGGATGGCGGGCTGGCCGGCCAGTTGGCGGAGATTGGCGTCATCCTGCTGATGTTCGGCGTGGGGATTCACTTCTCCATCAAGGACCTGCTCGCGGTGCGCAACATCGCGGTGCCGGGCGCCGTGGTGCAAATCGCGGCCGCCACCGTGATGGGGCTCGGGGTCGCGCACTGGTGGGGGTGGAGTCTGGGGGCGGGCCTGGTGTTTGGCCTCGCGCTGTCCACCGCCAGCACGGTGGTGCTGCTGCGTGCCCTGGAGGAGCGGGGCGTCCTCGATTCGGTGAATGGCCGCATCGCGGTGGGCTGGCTGATTGTAGAGGACCTGGCGATGGTGCTCGCCCTCGTCCTCCTCCCGGCGTTGGCCAACGTCCTGGGTGGCGCCGACACGCAGACGCCCGCGACGGCGGCCGCGGGGGACAGCCTGGCCTGGACCCTGACCCTCACGCTGGGGAAGGTCTGCCTCTTCGTGGCGCTGATGGTGGTCGCCGGCATGCGGCTGGTGCCGTGGCTGCTGACCCAGGTGGCCAAGACGGGCTCGCGCGAACTGTTCACGCTGTCGGTGCTGGCGGTGGCGCTGGGGATTGCCTTCGGGGCCGCCGCGCTCTTCGGCGTGTCCTTCGCGCTGGGCGCCTTCTTCGCCGGCGTGGTCGTCAGTGAGTCGGACCTCAGCCACCGGGTGGCGGAGGATTCGCTCCCGCTGCAGGACGCGTTCGCGGTGCTGTTCTTCGTGTCGGTGGGCATGCTCTTCGACCCGACGGTGCTGGTGAAGCAGCCGCTCCAGGTGCTCGCCGTGCTGGGCATCATCGTCCTGGGCAAGTCGCTGGCCGCCTTCTTCATCGTGCTGGCGTTCCGCTACCCGGTGAACACCGCCCTCACGGTGTCCGCGAGCCTGGCGCAGATTGGGGAGTTCTCGTTCATCCTGGTGGGGCTGGGCGTGGCGCTCGGACTCTTGCCGAAGGAGGGGCAGAGCCTGGTGTTGTCGGGGGCCCTGCTGTCCATCACCCTCAATCCGCTCGTCTTCAAGGCCATTGACCCGCTGCTGGCGTGGCTGCGCCGCAACCCGCGCTTCGCCGTCCGCATGGACCCCGACGAGGACGAGCTGGCCGACCTGCCCATTGGCATGGGGGACGTGCAGCTCCATGGGCACGCGGTGTTGATTGGCTATGGGCGCGTGGGCGGCGTGATTGGCCAGAGCCTGACGGAGCGGAAGATTCCCTTCGTGGTCGTGGAGCAGAACCGCGAGTACGTGGAGCGCCTTCGCGAGGAGGGCGTGCCCGCCATCTACGGGGACGCCGCGGTGCCTGGCATCCTGGAGCACGCGCATCTGGACGCCGCGTCCATCCTCATCGTCGCCACGCCGGACGCGCTGCAGGCGCGCGCCATCGTGGAGCAGGTGAAGGAAGTGAATCCCTCCCTCCCCGCGGTGGTGCGCACCCACGGCGACGAGGAGCGGGACTACCTGGAGAAGCTGGGCGTGGACCGGGTGGTGATGGGCGAGCACGCGTTGGCGCGGAGCATGGTGGACTACGTGCTGGAGCGGCTGCCCTCGCTGAAGGGTCAACCGCTGCTGCCTGCTCCCGCGGACGCCGTGGTGCCCTGA
- a CDS encoding DUF4215 domain-containing protein, producing the protein MLAVLVVVLAACGGDPSPRPDAGDAPDASGPVDAGDGGDDGGVRPDDDAGTESDAGTEPDADAGTEPDAGTESDAGTEPDSGTESDAGTEPDAGTESDAGTEPDAGTESDAGTDLDAGTAPDAGGAVCGDGVVESPEVCDDGNTVGGDGCSATCRELEVGWVCPAAGGRCSAALCGDGIVAGAEECEDGNSVSGDGCSDTCRVEEGWHCPTVGSVCSRTVCGDGVVQGTEQCDDGNHDFGDGCSPDCRREPRCRDGNCESICGDGVIHPGSTEECDDGNLRANDGCSPECRLESGFACTLVTEQPPSQVSLPIVYRDFRGYDLPATSSLPRGHIDFQNKNGAERGIVQEWLGLDGKPVYARTPGSSQTTHGQAAFDQWFRDVPNVNIPVVSSLHLSHTGNGAYLFDDQRFFPLDGLGWVAAGHEPARPDADSVPRNFSFTSEMRAWFEFKGSEVLTFRGDDDVWVFINGRLALDLGGVHTPEAGSISLAAVPTAERLGLRIGGIYEVALFQAERHTSGSSYRLSLARFSTARTECVALCGNGIIDEDEECDNGMNNDGSYGGCTPGCMLAPRCGDGVVQYSEGEECDDSNTSSGDGCSATCRLEVGR; encoded by the coding sequence ATGCTTGCGGTCTTGGTCGTGGTGCTTGCCGCGTGTGGGGGAGACCCTTCTCCGCGGCCTGATGCGGGGGACGCGCCGGATGCATCCGGCCCCGTCGACGCGGGCGACGGCGGCGACGATGGCGGCGTCCGTCCCGACGATGATGCGGGCACCGAATCGGATGCCGGGACGGAGCCGGACGCGGATGCCGGGACGGAGCCGGACGCGGGCACTGAGTCCGATGCCGGGACGGAGCCGGACTCGGGCACTGAGTCTGATGCCGGGACGGAGCCGGACGCGGGCACTGAGTCTGATGCCGGGACGGAGCCGGACGCGGGCACTGAGTCTGATGCTGGGACGGACCTCGACGCGGGCACCGCGCCCGACGCGGGTGGCGCTGTCTGTGGCGACGGCGTGGTGGAGTCGCCGGAGGTGTGTGACGACGGCAACACCGTGGGCGGCGATGGCTGCTCCGCCACCTGTCGTGAGCTGGAAGTGGGTTGGGTCTGCCCGGCGGCGGGGGGACGCTGCTCCGCCGCGTTGTGCGGAGATGGCATCGTCGCGGGCGCCGAGGAGTGCGAGGACGGGAACTCCGTCAGCGGCGACGGCTGCTCTGACACGTGTCGGGTAGAGGAAGGATGGCACTGTCCTACGGTGGGCTCGGTCTGCTCCCGCACGGTGTGCGGTGACGGCGTGGTCCAGGGCACCGAGCAGTGTGACGACGGCAACCACGACTTTGGTGACGGCTGTTCACCCGACTGCCGCCGCGAGCCGCGTTGCCGCGATGGCAACTGCGAGAGCATTTGTGGTGACGGGGTGATTCATCCGGGGTCCACGGAGGAGTGCGACGACGGCAACCTCCGCGCGAACGATGGCTGCTCGCCGGAGTGCAGGCTCGAGAGCGGCTTCGCTTGCACGCTCGTCACGGAGCAGCCTCCGAGCCAGGTGTCCCTCCCGATCGTCTATCGGGACTTCCGAGGGTACGACCTGCCGGCGACCTCCAGCCTTCCGCGAGGGCACATCGACTTCCAGAACAAGAATGGCGCGGAGCGGGGCATTGTCCAGGAGTGGCTCGGCCTGGATGGAAAGCCCGTGTACGCGCGCACCCCGGGGAGCTCCCAGACCACGCATGGACAGGCCGCGTTCGACCAGTGGTTCCGCGATGTCCCGAACGTGAACATCCCGGTCGTTTCATCGCTTCACCTGTCACATACGGGCAATGGCGCCTACCTGTTCGATGACCAGCGCTTCTTCCCGTTGGATGGCCTGGGCTGGGTGGCCGCCGGGCACGAGCCGGCGCGACCCGACGCCGATTCGGTGCCCCGCAACTTCTCCTTCACCAGCGAGATGCGTGCGTGGTTCGAGTTCAAGGGCTCGGAGGTCCTGACGTTCCGGGGCGACGACGATGTGTGGGTGTTCATCAACGGCCGTCTGGCGTTGGACCTGGGCGGCGTCCATACGCCCGAGGCGGGAAGCATCTCGCTCGCCGCGGTCCCCACGGCGGAGCGGCTGGGCCTGCGAATTGGCGGCATCTACGAGGTCGCCCTCTTCCAGGCGGAGCGGCATACCAGCGGCTCTTCCTATCGCCTCTCGCTGGCCCGCTTCAGCACGGCCCGGACGGAGTGCGTCGCCCTGTGCGGAAACGGCATCATCGACGAGGATGAGGAGTGCGACAACGGCATGAACAATGACGGCTCTTACGGCGGCTGCACGCCAGGATGCATGTTGGCGCCTCGTTGCGGTGACGGCGTGGTCCAGTACTCCGAGGGCGAGGAGTGCGACGACAGCAACACCTCCAGCGGCGACGGATGCAGCGCGACCTGCCGGTTGGAAGTGGGCCGCTGA
- a CDS encoding FHA domain-containing protein, translated as MKRIRQTIEVSEPLWRALELMSRDMGVDRDALVAQALFQLARQNGYVAPTVVPLHGDALPEAGAVSGTGAPVATVAASLQVAATRVVERSEPAAPPAAVASVPVAAAVAVAPAPVAAPVTVAPASKVVPVEVAPRPSPEAESGADDSDAEGASLASSADAAEADTALDEDAVEEPVTEPPGSATASPAAVPEISPEQVRARMQEILAEVEASVEPSEGLGADSSEDSDDDEDSDDDDSDDEDSDDDSDDDSDDDEDSDDEDSDDEDSDADEDSDDEDSDDDSDDDEDSDDDEDSDDEDSDADEDSDDEDSDADEDSDGEDSDDEDSDADEPAAKQDVSDVDLEAELAALGVVDPPTDAAQAQAQAEAPAATPVAARPLVPRPVQKVRPADEAVTISADHAAETTNVVRAPAPLEVFIRWAQGTPVAISSERFTIGRGPRCSLVVRSERVSREHAVVTRVGDEVFIEDLNSSNGTWFNNERITKQQVSDGDEYMLGTEAVSFTMRSADE; from the coding sequence ATGAAGCGGATTCGTCAGACAATCGAGGTCTCCGAGCCCCTGTGGCGGGCGCTGGAGTTGATGAGCCGCGACATGGGCGTGGACCGGGATGCGCTGGTGGCGCAGGCCCTGTTCCAGCTCGCGCGTCAGAATGGCTATGTGGCCCCCACGGTGGTTCCGTTGCACGGGGATGCGCTTCCCGAAGCGGGCGCCGTCAGTGGTACTGGCGCACCCGTGGCCACCGTGGCCGCGAGTCTCCAGGTCGCGGCCACGCGCGTGGTGGAGCGCTCGGAACCCGCGGCGCCTCCGGCGGCCGTTGCTTCCGTGCCTGTCGCTGCCGCGGTGGCCGTTGCTCCCGCGCCCGTTGCGGCTCCAGTGACCGTTGCCCCTGCGTCGAAGGTGGTTCCCGTGGAGGTCGCTCCTCGGCCTTCGCCTGAGGCGGAGTCGGGGGCTGATGACAGTGATGCGGAGGGCGCATCGCTGGCTTCGTCGGCGGATGCTGCCGAGGCGGACACGGCTTTGGACGAGGACGCCGTCGAGGAGCCCGTGACGGAGCCCCCTGGGAGCGCCACGGCTTCGCCCGCGGCGGTGCCGGAGATCTCTCCCGAGCAGGTGCGCGCCCGAATGCAGGAGATTCTGGCGGAGGTCGAGGCCTCCGTGGAGCCTTCGGAGGGGCTCGGCGCGGATTCGTCGGAGGACTCGGACGACGATGAGGACTCGGATGACGATGACTCGGACGACGAGGACTCGGACGACGACTCGGATGACGACTCGGATGACGACGAGGACTCGGATGACGAGGACTCGGATGACGAGGACTCGGACGCCGATGAGGACTCGGACGACGAGGACTCAGACGACGACTCGGATGACGACGAGGACTCGGATGACGACGAGGACTCGGATGACGAGGACTCGGACGCCGATGAGGACTCCGACGACGAGGACTCGGACGCCGATGAGGACTCGGATGGCGAGGACTCGGACGACGAGGACTCGGACGCGGATGAACCCGCCGCGAAGCAGGATGTGTCCGATGTCGACCTGGAGGCGGAGCTTGCCGCACTGGGCGTCGTGGACCCACCCACGGACGCAGCTCAGGCGCAGGCCCAGGCCGAGGCTCCAGCCGCGACTCCCGTCGCCGCGCGTCCGCTCGTTCCCCGTCCTGTGCAGAAGGTTCGGCCCGCCGACGAGGCCGTGACCATCTCCGCGGACCACGCGGCGGAGACCACCAACGTCGTGCGAGCCCCGGCGCCGCTGGAAGTCTTCATCCGCTGGGCGCAAGGCACGCCGGTGGCCATCTCCTCCGAGCGCTTCACGATTGGCCGAGGGCCTCGTTGCAGCCTCGTCGTGCGCTCGGAGCGGGTCTCCCGGGAGCACGCCGTCGTCACCCGCGTGGGGGACGAGGTCTTCATCGAAGACCTCAACTCCTCGAACGGAACCTGGTTCAACAACGAGCGCATCACGAAGCAGCAGGTCTCCGACGGTGACGAGTACATGCTCGGCACGGAGGCTGTGTCCTTCACGATGCGTTCCGCGGATGAGTGA
- a CDS encoding DEAD/DEAH box helicase: MSATAELLDAVREEARPDTWTAGSGLARAGAVSVHSVDDEEAVLRVRVAGRPTPVKTVLYLDEAIWECDCRGRVDPCEHVVAAALVLHQQSTARRAPAARPATPASRPGASTPARPATHVGSAPKPERMVYRFKRVDGGLQLERLVVRPDNTARLLARSLASLVANPVEAARIQVEPCDVVADKLLAKPTRGPLPPERLTALLRALEPARTVLFDGALVSVTSEPLMPHVTVEDRGENTVLKVAKDSRLTEVVSAGIALCGGTLCPLGEQGLTGAWMEKLPQERAFAPHQMGDLTGKVLPDIAKRMPVDVRSQRLPPIDRTLKPRISLELNQLDTGLSVLPTLVYGSPPTVRIDSGRMVYLKGAAPVRDEAAEQLLIHELRDELNLAPGRRVTVQGKEAVQLADKLRRWRGGLTGDGAAVVTNPNVQLRPVLKVDAGAVKEGVPHVGFAFDFQVEGEDRESPRTVDAAAVLRAWEEGLGLVPLEGGGWAPLPAEWLKSHGQRVADLLAARGRDGRLANHAIPQLTGLCEALEHPSPPGLERLAPLVKGFEKLPEPRLPPDLTATLRAYQLQGVSWLTFLRQAGLGGVLADDMGLGKTLQTICTLGPGTLVVAPTSVLPNWEAEVRRFRPSLKVSVYHGPGRSLDETADVTLTTYALMRLDAEVLGAKQWSTVVLDEAQAIKNPDSQVARAAYGLQADFKLALSGTPIENRLDELWSLMHFTNQGLLGGRKEFEERWSRPVSDNHKGAAERLRARIRPFILRRLKRDVAPELPPRTDAVRHVTLTERERAVYDAVYSATREEVVSQLEAGGSVLKALEALLRLRQAACHPALVPGQQAKTSSKVQALVEALGTAVEDGHKALVFSQWTSMLDLIEPALQEAGIGFIRLDGSTANRGGVAASFQDPKGPPVMLISLKAGATGLNLTAADHVFLVDPWWNPSVEAQAADRAHRIGQQRPVMVYRLVSQGTVEEKILTLQAKKRELFEAALGGASGATAITRADLMQLLE, from the coding sequence ATGTCTGCGACCGCGGAACTGCTCGATGCCGTCCGGGAGGAAGCGCGCCCGGACACCTGGACCGCCGGCAGCGGCCTCGCTCGCGCGGGCGCCGTCTCCGTCCACTCCGTGGATGACGAAGAGGCCGTGCTGCGCGTCCGCGTCGCGGGGCGCCCCACGCCCGTGAAGACGGTGCTCTACCTGGATGAAGCCATCTGGGAGTGCGACTGCCGTGGCCGCGTGGACCCCTGCGAGCACGTGGTGGCGGCGGCGCTGGTCCTCCACCAGCAGTCCACCGCGCGACGTGCCCCCGCGGCGCGCCCGGCCACGCCCGCGTCACGGCCCGGCGCGAGCACTCCGGCCCGGCCCGCGACACACGTCGGAAGCGCGCCCAAGCCGGAGCGCATGGTGTACCGGTTCAAGCGCGTGGACGGCGGGCTCCAGTTGGAGCGGCTCGTGGTGCGGCCAGACAACACCGCGCGACTGCTCGCGCGCAGTCTGGCCTCGCTGGTGGCCAACCCCGTGGAAGCGGCCCGCATCCAGGTGGAGCCCTGCGACGTGGTCGCGGACAAGTTGTTGGCGAAGCCCACCCGCGGCCCGCTCCCTCCTGAACGGCTCACCGCGCTGTTGCGCGCCCTGGAGCCCGCGCGCACCGTGCTCTTCGACGGAGCCCTCGTGTCCGTGACGAGCGAGCCGCTCATGCCCCACGTCACCGTGGAGGACCGCGGTGAGAACACGGTGCTCAAGGTGGCGAAGGACTCGCGCCTCACCGAAGTGGTGAGCGCCGGCATCGCGCTGTGCGGCGGCACCCTGTGTCCCCTGGGCGAGCAGGGCCTCACGGGGGCGTGGATGGAGAAGCTGCCGCAGGAGCGCGCCTTCGCGCCGCACCAGATGGGCGACCTGACGGGCAAGGTGCTCCCGGACATCGCGAAGCGCATGCCCGTGGACGTGCGCAGTCAGCGTCTGCCGCCCATCGACCGAACACTGAAGCCGCGCATCTCGCTGGAGCTGAACCAGCTCGACACCGGCCTCTCCGTGTTGCCGACGCTGGTGTACGGGTCGCCGCCCACCGTGCGCATCGACAGCGGGCGCATGGTGTACCTGAAGGGCGCCGCGCCCGTGCGCGACGAGGCCGCCGAGCAACTGCTCATCCACGAGCTTCGCGACGAACTGAACCTGGCCCCGGGCCGGCGCGTGACGGTGCAGGGCAAGGAGGCCGTGCAGCTCGCCGACAAACTGCGGCGCTGGCGCGGGGGACTCACGGGCGACGGCGCGGCCGTGGTGACGAACCCGAACGTGCAGCTCCGTCCCGTGCTCAAGGTGGACGCGGGCGCCGTGAAGGAGGGCGTGCCCCATGTCGGGTTCGCGTTCGACTTCCAGGTGGAGGGCGAGGACCGGGAGTCCCCCCGCACGGTGGACGCGGCGGCCGTCCTCCGCGCCTGGGAAGAGGGCCTCGGACTGGTGCCCCTGGAAGGCGGCGGCTGGGCGCCGTTGCCCGCCGAGTGGCTGAAGTCCCATGGCCAGCGCGTGGCGGACCTGCTCGCCGCGCGTGGCCGCGATGGCCGGCTCGCCAACCACGCCATTCCGCAGCTCACGGGCCTGTGCGAGGCGCTGGAGCACCCCTCCCCGCCGGGCCTGGAGCGACTGGCGCCCCTGGTGAAGGGGTTCGAAAAGCTACCCGAGCCGCGGCTTCCCCCGGACCTCACGGCGACGCTGCGCGCGTATCAGCTCCAGGGCGTGAGCTGGCTCACGTTCCTGCGGCAGGCGGGCCTGGGCGGCGTGCTCGCGGACGACATGGGCCTGGGCAAGACGCTGCAGACCATCTGCACGCTGGGCCCCGGAACGTTGGTGGTGGCGCCCACCAGCGTGTTGCCCAACTGGGAGGCGGAGGTCCGGCGTTTCCGGCCCTCGCTCAAGGTGTCCGTGTACCACGGCCCTGGCCGCTCGCTGGATGAGACGGCCGACGTGACGCTGACGACGTACGCGCTGATGCGGCTGGACGCGGAGGTGCTGGGCGCGAAGCAGTGGAGCACCGTCGTGCTCGACGAGGCCCAGGCCATCAAGAACCCCGACAGCCAGGTCGCGCGCGCCGCGTATGGCTTGCAGGCGGACTTCAAGCTGGCCCTCAGCGGCACGCCCATCGAGAACCGGCTCGATGAACTCTGGAGCCTGATGCACTTCACCAACCAGGGCTTGCTCGGCGGCCGGAAGGAGTTCGAGGAGCGCTGGTCACGGCCGGTGTCGGACAACCACAAGGGCGCCGCCGAGCGGCTGCGCGCGCGCATCCGCCCCTTCATCCTGCGCCGACTCAAGCGGGACGTGGCGCCCGAGCTGCCCCCTCGCACGGACGCCGTGCGCCACGTCACCCTCACCGAACGGGAACGCGCCGTCTACGACGCCGTCTACTCGGCGACGCGCGAGGAGGTGGTGTCGCAGCTCGAAGCGGGCGGCAGCGTCCTGAAGGCGCTGGAGGCCCTGCTGCGGCTCCGTCAGGCGGCATGTCACCCCGCCCTGGTTCCGGGACAGCAGGCGAAGACGTCCTCCAAGGTCCAGGCCCTGGTGGAGGCGCTGGGGACGGCGGTGGAGGACGGACACAAGGCGCTCGTCTTCTCGCAGTGGACGTCCATGCTGGACCTCATCGAACCCGCGCTTCAGGAGGCGGGCATCGGCTTCATCCGGCTGGACGGCAGCACGGCCAATCGCGGCGGCGTGGCGGCGTCGTTCCAGGACCCGAAGGGGCCTCCGGTGATGCTGATTTCGCTCAAGGCCGGCGCCACCGGACTCAACCTCACGGCGGCGGACCACGTCTTCCTCGTGGACCCGTGGTGGAACCCGTCCGTGGAAGCCCAGGCCGCGGACCGGGCGCACCGCATTGGTCAGCAGCGCCCGGTGATGGTGTACCGGCTGGTGTCCCAGGGAACCGTGGAGGAGAAAATCCTCACGCTGCAGGCCAAGAAGCGCGAGCTCTTCGAAGCCGCGCTCGGCGGCGCCTCGGGGGCCACGGCGATTACCCGCGCGGACCTGATGCAGCTCCTGGAGTAA